In Silvanigrella paludirubra, one DNA window encodes the following:
- a CDS encoding Rnase Y domain-containing protein: MHWSIYSILGATVVGVSSGIFLAKVFARRSLGSMGDIPVKENREAILKSAEAQRKMILEEALIATKEQYYSESVQLDNEREIIMAHQEIYEQELNEKQSEVDKFSNELEKFEEELNKKKIQIESSNISIKEIENQCNGIYKNYHSHLEQKIGKTKNEFYNEMSKDLIAAEKLGITKWLMENSENLKTEAQKLARDSLNSVYLRYQPSFIWPKSSFIVPVNSKELLAKHFHEESPIIQSLIQGTESSISVLTFNEEMPSVLKIAGGAGVDKEVIRLTLEEMLNKDIFNEDKIKNIYDKHKRFVDKYILKIGEDAIKNLGLPLDVHPEILKLIGSLNYRTSHRQNQYFHSIEVARLAGMIAEEIGVNSMHAKRAGILHDIGKALDYKIEGSHAVISGDYATRYGEKEEVVDTVLAHHDDKIVETPYAYILKAADALSGARPGARVDMEEGYHRRIDGISGVVNSFQEQGVTGSAIMHAGREVHVFVDNNRVKQKDINGLAEGIAKKLEEQVEFPGQIRVTVIRRTEITEVA, from the coding sequence ATGCATTGGTCAATATATTCCATTTTAGGCGCAACCGTAGTTGGCGTGTCAAGTGGTATTTTTCTAGCAAAGGTATTTGCTCGCCGTTCACTTGGAAGTATGGGCGATATTCCTGTTAAGGAAAATAGAGAGGCAATTTTAAAAAGCGCAGAAGCCCAAAGAAAAATGATATTAGAAGAGGCATTAATTGCAACTAAAGAACAGTATTACTCTGAATCAGTTCAATTAGATAATGAACGTGAAATTATCATGGCTCATCAAGAAATTTATGAACAAGAGTTAAATGAAAAACAATCTGAGGTTGATAAGTTTTCAAATGAGTTAGAAAAGTTTGAAGAAGAACTAAATAAAAAGAAAATTCAAATTGAAAGTTCAAACATATCTATTAAAGAAATTGAAAATCAATGTAATGGTATTTATAAAAACTATCATTCTCATTTAGAGCAAAAAATAGGAAAAACTAAAAACGAATTTTATAATGAAATGTCTAAAGATCTTATTGCGGCAGAAAAATTAGGCATTACAAAATGGCTTATGGAAAATTCGGAAAACTTAAAAACAGAAGCTCAAAAATTAGCTCGAGATTCTTTAAACTCTGTTTATTTACGCTATCAACCTTCTTTTATTTGGCCTAAATCTTCTTTTATAGTTCCTGTAAATTCAAAAGAATTATTAGCAAAACATTTTCATGAAGAATCCCCAATTATTCAATCCTTAATTCAAGGAACGGAATCTTCAATTAGCGTTTTAACTTTTAATGAAGAAATGCCTTCTGTTTTAAAAATAGCTGGTGGTGCTGGTGTAGATAAAGAAGTAATTCGATTAACTCTAGAAGAAATGCTAAATAAAGATATTTTTAATGAAGATAAAATAAAAAATATCTATGATAAACATAAACGTTTTGTAGATAAATATATTTTAAAAATTGGTGAAGATGCGATTAAAAATTTGGGACTTCCCTTGGATGTACATCCTGAAATATTAAAATTAATAGGTTCTTTAAATTACAGAACAAGTCACAGACAAAATCAGTACTTTCATTCCATTGAAGTGGCTAGGCTTGCTGGCATGATAGCGGAAGAAATTGGTGTAAATTCTATGCACGCAAAACGTGCTGGAATATTGCATGATATTGGAAAAGCTCTTGATTATAAAATTGAAGGCAGTCATGCCGTAATTAGTGGTGATTATGCAACTCGTTATGGTGAAAAAGAAGAAGTTGTTGATACTGTTCTTGCTCATCACGATGATAAAATCGTAGAAACTCCGTACGCCTATATTCTAAAAGCTGCCGATGCTTTATCAGGAGCACGCCCCGGTGCGCGTGTTGATATGGAAGAAGGATATCATAGAAGAATTGATGGTATTTCAGGAGTGGTAAATAGTTTCCAAGAGCAAGGTGTAACAGGTTCGGCAATTATGCACGCCGGAAGAGAAGTTCATGTATTTGTCGATAATAATCGAGTAAAACAAAAAGATATTAATGGGCTTGCTGAAGGAATTGCGAAAAAATTAGAAGAACAGGTCGAATTTCCAGGCCAAATTCGAGTCACTGTTATTCGCAGAACAGAAATTACTGAGGTTGCTTAA
- the groES gene encoding co-chaperone GroES codes for MNKSIRPLNDRILLKRLEAEQKTSGGILIPDNAKEKPVEGKVIAVGNGKILENGSRQIPAIKTGDKVLFGKWSGNEVKIDGEEFLLIKEEEILAVIEA; via the coding sequence ATGAATAAGTCTATTCGCCCTCTTAATGACCGAATTCTTTTAAAACGTTTAGAAGCGGAACAAAAGACTTCTGGTGGAATTCTTATCCCAGACAATGCTAAAGAAAAACCAGTTGAAGGCAAAGTAATCGCTGTAGGAAATGGCAAAATACTTGAAAATGGCTCTCGTCAAATCCCTGCTATTAAAACAGGAGATAAGGTTTTATTTGGCAAATGGAGTGGAAATGAAGTAAAAATTGATGGGGAAGAATTTTTACTTATCAAAGAAGAAGAAATACTTGCCGTTATTGAAGCTTAG
- a CDS encoding NUDIX hydrolase translates to MSNSNEKKLELFPLSEEKTVYQCSIFRVKEQKAQSLDKKHNLNVYTLDCSNWVHVVPVTASGQIVMVEQHRFGTNSFTLEVPGGAVNLGEKDFTLAAIRELEEETGLTSQRILSLPGYSPNAAILSNKVTYFIAFDVQPLQTPVAHDDPFENIKLHLIDFKEALQLARTGQITNALSALAILLAEPYLNAKFKQPQ, encoded by the coding sequence ATGTCTAATTCAAACGAGAAAAAGCTTGAATTATTTCCGCTAAGCGAAGAAAAAACTGTTTATCAGTGCAGTATTTTTCGTGTAAAAGAACAAAAAGCTCAATCGTTAGATAAAAAACACAATCTTAATGTTTATACATTGGATTGTTCAAATTGGGTTCATGTTGTTCCAGTAACAGCATCGGGTCAAATTGTTATGGTAGAACAACATCGTTTTGGTACAAATAGTTTTACTTTAGAAGTGCCAGGCGGAGCTGTTAATTTAGGTGAAAAAGACTTTACTCTTGCGGCCATAAGGGAACTTGAAGAAGAAACTGGCTTAACAAGCCAACGTATTTTATCATTACCAGGTTATTCACCAAATGCAGCTATCCTTAGCAATAAAGTAACTTATTTTATTGCTTTTGATGTTCAACCTCTTCAAACACCTGTTGCGCATGATGATCCATTTGAAAATATTAAATTGCATTTAATTGATTTTAAAGAAGCATTACAGCTTGCAAGGACAGGACAAATAACCAATGCTTTATCTGCATTGGCTATATTGCTTGCAGAACCTTATTTAAATGCAAAGTTTAAGCAACCTCAGTAA
- a CDS encoding inositol monophosphatase family protein, with product MTEKQPNKEFLEQLIQKAGASTLHYFQKNFIITEKSGDQGIVTEADFHSENLIKNEIHALFPDHDILAEESGLTKYSTLNENTFPTWIIDPLDGTTNFSKGNPYYCVSIAFGYTTNGRFKAQIGAIYQPTTNSLYFAEKGKGTFFNGNQIYISQLKEFRMASITTGFSSNKGDALVPLTKTILAIQNKSLGLRINGAAALDLAHTARGISQGFYETPLAPWDTAAGSLLIEEAGGIVTNFAGKEFCPIQDRGIIASSPQLFDELFNTIKINYH from the coding sequence ATGACAGAAAAACAGCCAAATAAAGAATTTTTAGAGCAGTTGATTCAAAAAGCAGGGGCTAGCACTCTACATTACTTTCAAAAAAACTTTATAATCACTGAAAAATCAGGGGATCAGGGCATTGTAACAGAAGCTGATTTTCATTCCGAAAATCTTATAAAAAATGAAATTCATGCATTATTTCCAGACCACGATATCCTAGCGGAAGAGTCTGGTCTTACAAAATATTCCACTTTAAATGAAAACACATTTCCAACTTGGATTATTGACCCACTTGATGGAACTACAAATTTTTCAAAGGGGAACCCTTATTATTGTGTCTCAATTGCTTTTGGATATACCACAAATGGAAGATTTAAAGCGCAAATAGGGGCCATTTATCAGCCTACAACAAATTCTCTTTATTTTGCTGAAAAAGGTAAAGGAACATTCTTCAATGGAAATCAAATTTATATTTCTCAATTAAAAGAATTTCGTATGGCAAGTATTACGACAGGTTTTAGTTCGAATAAAGGAGATGCTCTTGTTCCTTTAACAAAAACAATTCTAGCGATACAAAATAAATCGTTAGGACTTCGTATTAATGGCGCTGCTGCATTAGATCTCGCACATACTGCAAGAGGAATTTCACAGGGATTTTATGAAACTCCATTGGCACCTTGGGATACAGCTGCTGGAAGTTTATTAATTGAAGAAGCGGGTGGTATCGTAACAAATTTTGCTGGTAAAGAATTTTGCCCAATTCAAGACAGAGGAATTATTGCATCAAGTCCTCAATTATTCGATGAGTTATTCAACACAATTAAAATAAATTATCACTAA
- a CDS encoding glycosyltransferase family 9 protein, whose product MQKNHNHELDNPLKIAIYHTGALGDLLVSTAALFELANLYPKAKFTLIGSELWKDILIPIYWQHISHILEIKNKKFSKIKLLKSNKQNNTWDLENTSKTFKQILLEHQISIDFRSESVRFSLKSFLYGLPIRIGASKNKYVKRLFTHFTLRDKNKEVHERDRYLDILSSINKEYIDKRKEFWKKEGLPPLKWFPTDYQEHVNLLNKKKIILINPTASIREKAWESKKFRELALKLKDMNTEIKIIGSPKETEWLKEVAQDDFSIIQPDNILSLVDIVKSSSLLITNTSSMQFIAAGTSTPTLTLMGSASPERWGALGSGSYCLKINENQENFKKIFISKKKLDKIKEQIAYNKIPVNLVFEKAQEVLLN is encoded by the coding sequence TTGCAAAAAAATCATAATCATGAATTAGATAATCCACTAAAGATTGCCATTTATCATACGGGTGCTTTAGGCGATTTATTGGTCTCAACAGCCGCTCTTTTTGAGTTGGCAAATTTGTATCCAAAAGCTAAATTTACTTTAATAGGCTCTGAATTATGGAAAGACATATTAATTCCAATTTATTGGCAACATATATCTCATATTTTAGAAATTAAAAATAAAAAATTTAGTAAGATAAAACTTCTTAAATCAAATAAACAAAATAATACTTGGGATCTGGAAAATACAAGTAAGACTTTTAAACAAATATTGTTAGAACATCAAATTTCGATTGATTTTCGAAGCGAAAGCGTTCGTTTTTCATTAAAATCTTTTTTATATGGATTACCAATTCGAATTGGTGCAAGTAAAAATAAATATGTAAAGCGACTTTTTACACATTTTACTTTGCGTGATAAAAATAAAGAAGTTCATGAAAGAGATAGATATTTAGATATTTTGTCTTCTATAAATAAAGAATATATTGATAAAAGAAAAGAATTTTGGAAAAAAGAAGGATTACCCCCTTTAAAATGGTTTCCAACTGATTATCAAGAGCATGTTAATTTATTAAATAAGAAAAAAATAATACTGATTAACCCTACTGCAAGTATAAGAGAAAAAGCATGGGAAAGTAAAAAATTTAGAGAGCTAGCTTTAAAACTAAAAGATATGAATACAGAAATAAAAATTATTGGCTCACCTAAAGAAACGGAATGGTTAAAAGAAGTTGCGCAAGATGATTTTTCAATAATACAACCGGATAACATTTTAAGTTTAGTAGATATCGTTAAAAGTTCTTCATTATTAATAACAAATACGAGTTCTATGCAATTTATTGCAGCTGGTACAAGTACTCCAACTTTAACTTTAATGGGAAGTGCATCTCCTGAAAGATGGGGCGCATTAGGTTCAGGATCATATTGTTTAAAAATAAATGAAAATCAGGAAAATTTTAAAAAAATATTTATCTCAAAAAAGAAATTAGATAAAATAAAGGAACAAATTGCTTATAATAAAATTCCTGTGAATTTAGTTTTTGAAAAAGCGCAGGAAGTTTTACTGAATTGA
- the rfbA gene encoding glucose-1-phosphate thymidylyltransferase RfbA: MKGIILAGGSGTRLYPSTNCLSKQLIPVYDKPMIYYPLSTLLMANIKDILIISTPRDLISFKSLLGDGSQWGISLSYEEQPSPDGLPQAFLIGEKFIQDENVCLILGDNIFHGNGLITSLEGSAKRLKGCTVFGYPVSDPERYGVVEFGNDRKVISIEEKPKNPKSNIAITGLYFFDDRVSRFAKDLKPSARGELEITDLINIYLQMDQLYIEEFGRGTAWLDTGTHRSLLDASLYVSVLEERQGLKISCPEEIAWRKGFISSEQLEKLAFQSIKSGYGKYLMRVLKEV, encoded by the coding sequence ATGAAAGGAATTATTTTAGCTGGTGGTTCAGGAACAAGGTTGTATCCATCAACTAATTGCTTAAGTAAACAGCTTATTCCCGTTTATGATAAACCAATGATTTATTATCCATTATCAACCTTGTTAATGGCGAACATAAAAGATATTTTAATTATTTCTACTCCGAGAGATTTAATTTCTTTTAAAAGTTTACTTGGTGATGGTTCGCAATGGGGAATTTCTTTATCCTATGAAGAACAGCCTAGTCCAGATGGACTTCCACAAGCTTTTCTTATTGGTGAGAAGTTTATTCAAGATGAAAATGTTTGTTTAATTCTTGGTGATAATATTTTTCATGGAAATGGTTTAATTACGAGTCTTGAAGGATCAGCAAAACGTTTAAAAGGTTGTACGGTATTTGGATATCCTGTGAGCGATCCAGAGCGCTATGGTGTTGTAGAGTTTGGCAACGATCGAAAAGTAATTTCAATAGAAGAAAAACCTAAAAATCCAAAATCAAATATTGCCATAACAGGACTTTATTTTTTTGATGATCGTGTTTCTAGATTTGCGAAAGATTTAAAACCTTCAGCAAGAGGAGAGCTCGAAATAACAGATCTCATAAACATTTATTTGCAAATGGATCAATTATATATTGAAGAGTTTGGCAGAGGTACAGCTTGGTTAGATACAGGTACACACCGTTCCTTATTAGACGCTTCCTTATATGTTTCTGTATTAGAAGAGAGACAGGGTTTAAAAATATCTTGCCCCGAAGAAATTGCTTGGCGTAAAGGTTTTATTTCATCAGAGCAGTTAGAAAAATTAGCGTTTCAATCTATAAAAAGCGGATATGGAAAGTATTTAATGAGGGTTTTAAAAGAAGTTTAA
- a CDS encoding NCS2 family permease codes for MKIKKSTISQEVIAGLTTFFTMSYIVIVNPQVMSSPGTGMTITGALTATVLISFLMSFIAGIYIKLPYALAPGMGLNVFIAYSLIIGEKIPWPTALGLIFWSSILFIVVSIFPIRQKIVECLPSNMKHAMSCGIGLFLAFIGLKNLGLIVSNPATFVALGDINYTVALGLLGFIISFILYYKKKPYAFLFSIIVVTLIAFLTNQIQFPSQWFALPDFDSHFFKLDLIGSLKWSFIPVILAIFITNLFDSLSSIIGLSTSAGFIDKNGNPLQLKQTLLVDSVASALSSLFGTAPATVFIESSAGIQAGGKTGLSSIVTALCFLPCLFLAPIITVIPAYATTPVLIFVGILMCQTVKHIQAEKLDDIIPIFLTIFLMPLTFSITQGVLWGIVSYVLLKVFVGKAKIISPVLWLLAVICLIALITEHSTLIQYLSSLKN; via the coding sequence ATGAAAATCAAAAAGAGCACAATATCTCAAGAGGTTATAGCAGGATTAACTACTTTTTTTACCATGTCCTATATTGTTATTGTCAATCCTCAAGTGATGTCTTCTCCAGGAACAGGAATGACAATTACAGGAGCCTTAACAGCAACCGTATTAATTTCATTTTTAATGAGTTTCATTGCTGGTATTTATATAAAACTTCCCTATGCATTAGCACCAGGAATGGGTTTAAACGTTTTTATTGCTTATTCTCTTATCATTGGTGAAAAAATTCCTTGGCCTACAGCTTTAGGTCTTATTTTTTGGTCAAGTATTTTATTTATTGTTGTTTCTATTTTTCCAATTCGACAAAAAATAGTGGAATGTCTCCCTAGTAATATGAAACATGCGATGTCATGCGGCATAGGTTTGTTTTTAGCTTTTATTGGATTAAAAAATTTAGGCCTTATTGTTTCTAATCCTGCTACATTTGTAGCTTTAGGTGATATAAATTACACTGTAGCTTTAGGCTTATTAGGTTTTATCATATCTTTTATTTTATATTATAAGAAAAAACCTTATGCCTTTTTATTTTCTATCATCGTCGTTACTTTAATTGCATTCTTAACAAATCAAATTCAATTTCCAAGCCAATGGTTTGCATTACCAGATTTTGATTCTCATTTTTTTAAATTAGACTTAATAGGATCTCTAAAATGGAGCTTTATCCCTGTTATTTTAGCGATTTTTATTACTAATTTATTTGATTCTCTTTCCTCAATCATTGGACTTTCTACGTCAGCAGGCTTTATTGATAAAAACGGTAATCCACTTCAATTAAAACAAACTTTACTTGTTGATTCTGTTGCTTCAGCATTATCTAGTTTATTTGGGACTGCTCCTGCAACCGTATTTATTGAAAGTTCAGCAGGAATTCAAGCTGGAGGAAAAACAGGGTTAAGTTCAATTGTAACCGCACTTTGTTTTTTACCTTGTTTATTTTTAGCTCCTATTATCACTGTTATTCCAGCATATGCAACAACTCCTGTTTTAATATTTGTTGGAATTTTAATGTGCCAAACCGTAAAACATATTCAAGCTGAGAAATTGGACGACATTATTCCTATCTTTTTAACTATTTTTCTTATGCCCTTAACGTTTTCTATTACTCAAGGAGTTTTATGGGGAATAGTCAGTTATGTATTATTAAAAGTATTTGTAGGAAAAGCTAAAATTATATCACCAGTTCTTTGGTTATTAGCCGTCATTTGTTTAATTGCTTTAATTACAGAGCACAGCACCTTAATTCAGTATTTATCTTCTTTAAAAAATTAA
- the rfbB gene encoding dTDP-glucose 4,6-dehydratase codes for MLDNKNYLVTGAAGFIGSNFVRYMLEKYQNIKIISFDKLTYAGNLKNLSALKNEHNHEFVKGDICDKNLIDSILRKYNINHIIHFAAESHVDRSISGPAEFIQTNLFGTFQLLESARNYWLNEKKWSELNCRFHHISTDEVYGTLSKSDPAFTEKTAYAPNSPYSATKAGSDHLVRSYFHTYGLPVTTSNCSNNYGPYQHPEKLIPTVIRSCLQNKSIPVYGDGSNIRDWLFVVDHCSAIDSILLNGKIGETYNVGGKTELSNIQLVNLICELLDKLKPNKFKYSDLISFVKDRPGHDWRYAIDNSKIQTELEWKPSYEIKSGLEDTIRFYLSNGFCAE; via the coding sequence ATGTTAGATAATAAAAATTATTTAGTCACGGGTGCTGCTGGTTTTATTGGCAGTAACTTTGTTAGGTATATGCTTGAAAAATATCAAAATATAAAAATAATTAGTTTTGATAAGTTAACTTACGCTGGAAATTTAAAAAACTTATCCGCTTTAAAAAATGAACATAACCATGAATTTGTTAAAGGGGATATTTGTGATAAAAACCTGATTGATTCTATTTTAAGAAAATATAATATAAATCATATCATTCATTTTGCAGCTGAAAGTCATGTGGATCGTTCTATATCTGGTCCTGCCGAATTTATTCAAACAAATCTTTTTGGTACGTTTCAATTATTAGAATCAGCCAGAAATTATTGGCTAAATGAAAAAAAATGGAGTGAGTTAAATTGTAGATTTCATCATATTTCTACTGATGAAGTTTATGGTACTTTATCTAAATCAGATCCTGCTTTTACAGAAAAAACAGCTTATGCCCCTAATTCACCTTATTCTGCTACAAAAGCGGGTTCTGATCATCTTGTTCGTTCCTATTTTCATACATATGGTCTTCCCGTAACGACATCAAACTGTTCTAATAATTACGGTCCTTATCAGCATCCTGAAAAATTAATTCCAACAGTCATTCGTTCTTGTCTGCAAAATAAATCGATTCCTGTTTATGGAGATGGTAGCAATATTCGAGACTGGTTATTTGTAGTGGATCACTGTTCTGCTATTGATTCCATTTTATTAAATGGAAAAATCGGAGAAACATACAATGTTGGTGGAAAAACAGAATTAAGTAACATTCAATTGGTAAATCTTATTTGTGAATTATTAGATAAATTAAAACCAAATAAATTTAAATATTCAGATCTTATTTCTTTTGTCAAAGATCGTCCTGGCCATGATTGGAGATATGCAATAGACAATTCAAAAATCCAAACAGAGCTTGAATGGAAACCTTCTTACGAAATTAAATCGGGCTTAGAAGATACAATTCGGTTTTATTTATCGAATGGTTTTTGTGCTGAATAA
- the groL gene encoding chaperonin GroEL (60 kDa chaperone family; promotes refolding of misfolded polypeptides especially under stressful conditions; forms two stacked rings of heptamers to form a barrel-shaped 14mer; ends can be capped by GroES; misfolded proteins enter the barrel where they are refolded when GroES binds): MAIKMISFNENAQKKILSGVNTLANAVKVTLGPKGRNVLIEKSYGAPLITKDGVTVAKEIELEDKFENMGAQMVKEVASKTNDDSGDGTTTATVLAQAIYREGFKMLAAGHAPIELKRGIDKAVQTVVDNLKKVARPVSGTKEIAQVATISANNDPTIGNMIAEAMEKVGQDGVITVEEAKGLDTYVDVVEGMQFDRGYLSPYMVTDQERLEVVFENPYILLFDKKISVMKDMVPLLEGIARSGRPLLIIAEDVEGEALATLVLNKLSGTIKVCAVKAPGFGDRRKAMLDDLAILTGGTVVSEEIGMKLDTTIIEDLGQADKVVVDKDNTVITGGKGSEANIKARVAELRGQIEKTTSDYDREKLQERLAKLAGGVAVIRLGAATEVELKEKKDRIEDALNATRAAVAEGIIAGGGVALARASLELVNLKGDNAEQQAGIELVRRSLEEPVRIIASNGGHEASVVVDKILSNSNTSFGFNALTDKYEDLIQAGVIDPVKVTRCALQNASSVASLLLTTNAMISEKPKKDAAPAGMPGMGGMGGMGGMGGMGGMGGMDYDM; the protein is encoded by the coding sequence ATGGCTATTAAAATGATTTCTTTTAATGAAAATGCTCAAAAAAAGATTCTATCTGGTGTAAATACTCTAGCAAATGCCGTAAAAGTTACTTTAGGTCCAAAAGGACGTAATGTACTTATTGAAAAAAGCTATGGTGCTCCTTTAATTACTAAAGATGGTGTTACCGTTGCTAAAGAAATTGAACTTGAAGACAAGTTTGAAAACATGGGCGCACAAATGGTTAAAGAAGTAGCTTCCAAAACCAATGATGATTCCGGTGATGGAACAACAACAGCTACTGTACTTGCTCAAGCAATTTATCGCGAAGGTTTTAAAATGTTAGCAGCTGGTCATGCACCAATCGAATTAAAACGCGGTATTGATAAAGCAGTTCAAACTGTAGTTGATAATCTTAAAAAAGTGGCTCGTCCTGTTAGTGGCACTAAAGAAATTGCTCAAGTAGCAACAATTTCTGCAAACAACGATCCAACGATTGGCAACATGATTGCTGAAGCAATGGAAAAAGTTGGTCAAGACGGCGTTATTACCGTTGAAGAAGCAAAAGGTCTTGATACTTATGTTGACGTTGTTGAAGGTATGCAATTCGATCGCGGATACCTTTCACCATACATGGTAACAGATCAAGAGCGCCTTGAAGTTGTATTTGAAAATCCATACATTCTTCTTTTTGATAAAAAAATATCTGTAATGAAAGATATGGTTCCTCTCCTTGAAGGAATTGCACGTAGTGGCCGTCCTCTCCTTATTATTGCAGAAGATGTTGAAGGAGAAGCTCTTGCTACTCTTGTATTAAACAAACTTTCTGGAACAATTAAAGTTTGCGCAGTAAAAGCACCTGGATTTGGTGATCGCCGTAAAGCCATGTTAGATGACCTAGCTATTTTAACAGGCGGTACTGTTGTATCTGAAGAAATTGGTATGAAACTTGATACAACAATTATCGAAGATCTAGGACAAGCAGATAAAGTTGTTGTCGACAAAGACAACACTGTTATTACTGGCGGTAAAGGCTCTGAAGCTAATATTAAAGCCCGCGTTGCTGAACTCAGAGGCCAAATTGAAAAAACAACTTCCGATTATGATCGTGAAAAACTACAAGAGCGCCTTGCTAAACTTGCAGGTGGTGTTGCTGTTATCCGTTTAGGCGCTGCTACAGAAGTTGAGCTTAAAGAAAAGAAAGATCGTATCGAAGACGCTCTAAATGCAACACGCGCTGCTGTTGCTGAAGGCATTATTGCTGGAGGAGGCGTCGCTCTTGCTCGTGCTTCTTTAGAATTGGTAAATCTAAAAGGAGATAATGCAGAACAACAAGCTGGTATTGAACTTGTTCGCCGTTCTTTAGAAGAACCTGTTCGTATTATCGCTAGCAATGGCGGTCATGAAGCAAGTGTTGTTGTTGATAAAATATTATCCAATAGCAATACAAGCTTTGGTTTTAATGCTTTAACAGACAAATACGAAGATTTAATCCAAGCTGGTGTTATCGATCCTGTTAAAGTAACTCGTTGCGCTCTTCAAAACGCAAGTTCAGTGGCAAGTTTATTACTTACTACAAATGCCATGATTTCTGAAAAGCCAAAGAAAGATGCCGCACCTGCTGGAATGCCAGGAATGGGTGGCATGGGTGGCATGGGTGGCATGGGTGGCATGGGTGGAATGGGCGGAATGGATTACGATATGTAA
- the fba gene encoding class II fructose-bisphosphate aldolase (catalyzes the reversible aldol condensation of dihydroxyacetonephosphate and glyceraldehyde 3-phosphate in the Calvin cycle, glycolysis, and/or gluconeogenesis) has translation MALISLRQLLDHAAENNYGVAAFNVNNLEQIQAIMEAAKETNSPVILQASRGARSYTNDVFLRHLILGAVELYPDIPVVMHQDHGNSLQTCLSAIRNGFTSVMMDGSLKEDAKTPSDFEYNVRITADVVRIAHSMGISVEGELGCLGSLETGKGEKEDGHGFEGTLSHDQLLTDPVEAAQFVELTKVDALAIAIGTSHGAYKFTKKPDGKTLAIDRIREIHRRLPNTHLVMHGSSSVPQELQAEFRKYGGEMKETWGVPVEEIQEGIKNGVRKINVDTDNRLAMTAAIRKLLSTNPSEFDLRKYMVPARDAMKKVCAQRMVEFGQAGQASKIKAIPLDSMAKRYV, from the coding sequence ATGGCACTTATTTCTTTAAGACAATTACTTGATCACGCAGCAGAAAATAATTATGGCGTTGCCGCTTTTAATGTAAATAACCTTGAACAAATTCAAGCCATCATGGAAGCAGCAAAAGAAACAAACAGCCCTGTTATACTTCAAGCGAGCCGCGGCGCTCGTTCTTATACGAATGACGTATTTTTAAGACACCTTATTTTAGGTGCTGTCGAATTATATCCAGATATTCCCGTTGTGATGCACCAAGATCACGGCAATAGTTTACAAACTTGTTTATCCGCTATTAGAAACGGATTCACTAGCGTAATGATGGATGGAAGCTTAAAAGAAGACGCAAAAACTCCTTCTGATTTTGAATATAATGTACGCATTACTGCAGATGTAGTTCGTATTGCTCATTCTATGGGAATTTCTGTTGAAGGAGAGCTTGGATGCCTAGGATCTCTTGAAACTGGAAAAGGGGAAAAAGAAGACGGTCATGGTTTTGAAGGCACTCTTTCTCATGATCAATTATTAACAGATCCTGTTGAAGCAGCTCAATTTGTTGAACTTACAAAAGTAGATGCACTTGCTATTGCAATTGGTACAAGCCATGGAGCTTATAAGTTTACAAAAAAACCAGACGGAAAAACTCTTGCCATTGATCGTATCCGTGAAATTCATAGACGCCTTCCAAATACACACTTAGTTATGCATGGTTCAAGCTCTGTTCCACAAGAACTCCAAGCTGAATTTCGTAAATACGGTGGAGAAATGAAAGAAACTTGGGGAGTACCTGTAGAAGAAATTCAAGAAGGTATTAAAAATGGTGTTCGTAAAATCAATGTAGATACAGATAACCGTCTTGCAATGACTGCTGCTATTCGCAAACTTTTATCTACAAATCCATCTGAATTCGACTTAAGAAAATATATGGTACCTGCACGCGATGCTATGAAAAAAGTTTGTGCACAACGTATGGTTGAATTTGGACAAGCTGGTCAAGCTTCAAAAATAAAAGCAATTCCTCTTGATAGCATGGCAAAACGCTATGTCTAA